A DNA window from Centroberyx gerrardi isolate f3 chromosome 3, fCenGer3.hap1.cur.20231027, whole genome shotgun sequence contains the following coding sequences:
- the LOC139910102 gene encoding aspartate aminotransferase, cytoplasmic-like yields the protein MSVFSEVPQAPPVAVFKLTADFREDSHPQKVNLGVGAYRTDDCLPWVLPVVKKVERLIVEDGSLNHEYLPILGLPEFRSASSKVALGDDSAAIKENRVGGVQALGGTGALRIGAEFLRRWYNGVNNTATPVYVSAPTWENHNAVFADAGFKDIRPYHYWDAAKRGLDLSGLLDDLEKAPEHSIFVLHACAHNPTGTDPNQEEWKKIAEIMKRRNLFVFFDSAYQGFASGSLDKDAWAIRYFVSEGFELFVAQSFSKNFGLYNERVGNLTVVAQDNENLTRILSQMEKIVRTTWSNPPSQGARIVSKTLNCPELFAEWKDNVKTMADRVLLMRDQLQAKLQALGTPGTWDHITQQIGMFSFTGLNPKQVEYMIKEKHVYLMASGRINMCGLTTKNIDYIAQSIHDAVTKVQ from the exons CCTACCGTACGGATGACTGTCTGCCCTGGGTGCTGCCGGTGGTGAAGAAGGTGGAGCGGCTGATCGTGGAGGACGGCAGCCTGAACCACGAGTACCTGCCCATCCTCGGCCTGCCCGAGTTCCGCTCCGCCTCCTCCAAGGTTGCCCTGGGAGACGACAGCGCCGCCATCAAGGAGAACAGG gtgGGAGGAGTCCAGGCTCTGGGCGGGACGGGTGCGTTGAGGATCGGGGCGGAGTTCCTGCGGCGCTGGTACAACGGCGTCAACAACACGGCCACGCCCGTCTACGTCTCAGCGCCCACCTGGG AGAACCACAATGCTGTGTTTGCCGACGCCGGCTTCAAAGACATCCGGCCCTACCACTACTGGGACGCTGCCAAGAGGGGCCTGGACCTCAGCGGGCTCCTGGACGAcctggag aaaGCTCCAGAACATTCCATCTTCGTCCTCCATGCCTGCGCCCACAACCCCACCGGCACCGACCCCAACCAGGAGGAGTGGAAGAAGATAGCGGAGATCATGAAG AGGAGGAACTTGTTTGTGTTCTTTGACTCGGCCTACCAGGGCTTCGCCTCTGGCAGTCTGGATAAAGACGCCTGGGCCATCCGCTACTTCGTCTCCGAGGGCTTTGAGCTCTTCGTAGCCCAGTCCTTCTCCAAGAACTTTGGCCTTTACA ATGAGAGAGTGGGTAACCTGACAGTGGTTGCCCAGGACAATGAGAACCTGACCCGCATCCTGTCCCAGATGGAGAAGATCGTCAGAACGACCTGGTCCAACCCGCCGTCCCAGGGAGCGCGCATCGTCAGCAAGACCCTCAACTGCCCCGAGCTCTTCGCTGAATG GAAGGATAATGTGAAGACCATGGCTGACCGGGTTCTGTTGATGAGGGACCAGCTGCAGGCCAAGCTGCAGGCTCTTGGCACCCCGGGGACCTGGGACCACATCACCCAGCAGATCGGCATGTTCAGCTTCACCGGCCTCAACC CCAAGCAGGTGGAGTACATGATCAAAGAGAAGCACGTGTACCTGATGGCCAGCGGTCGCATCAACATGTGCGGCCTGACCACCAAGAACATCGACTACATCGCCCAGTCCATCCACGACGCCGTCACCAAGGTCCAGTAG